The following proteins come from a genomic window of Geomonas sp. RF6:
- a CDS encoding radical SAM/SPASM family putative metalloenzyme maturase, producing the protein MYTCSSATLSGPCMETGEALLEYPSRLFVETTTRCNLSCLQCRKQRPDAYRRHDGDLDLSTFKSLEGALSTLDSLVLNGVGEPLLNSHLEQFVKRAKNLMPDGSWVGFRSNGILLTNMRAISLVDAGLDRICLSMEGADVASSGSVRSGNQLMDLEWALKALSSAKSICSRPALDVGVEYVVERDNLEELPAALEWAAARGASFAIVSNLHACADPAAERLPAPGCDEALALYQVWKREAEAQGVEITRYFEILWKYHKTPGERRIIDFVAALKGEAQQRGVTLDLKALFARDSHHQEESRSVLERAQDVARRTGLELKLPENALHRGRGCASVEQGGAFISWDGRMLPCYRVWGDCRTGAFPAAPPMIFGNVLEEDILDIWNSRPFRTYRESALMDDLSAGFASCADEESPAGSECNSCLWSYGVFSWLD; encoded by the coding sequence ATGTATACCTGTTCCTCCGCTACCCTTTCCGGCCCCTGCATGGAGACCGGCGAGGCGCTCCTAGAATACCCCTCCCGGCTTTTCGTGGAGACCACCACCCGCTGCAATCTGAGCTGCCTCCAATGCAGGAAGCAGCGCCCGGACGCCTACCGCAGGCACGACGGCGACCTCGATCTCTCCACCTTCAAGTCTCTGGAGGGGGCTCTCTCGACCCTCGATTCCCTCGTCCTCAACGGGGTAGGGGAGCCTCTGCTGAACAGCCACCTCGAGCAGTTCGTGAAGCGCGCGAAGAACCTCATGCCCGACGGGAGCTGGGTAGGTTTCCGCAGCAACGGCATCCTCCTCACCAACATGCGTGCCATCTCCCTCGTCGACGCCGGCCTGGACCGCATCTGCCTCTCCATGGAGGGGGCCGATGTCGCCTCCTCCGGGTCCGTGCGCTCCGGCAATCAGCTTATGGACCTCGAATGGGCGCTGAAGGCGCTCTCCTCGGCAAAATCGATCTGCAGCCGTCCCGCGCTCGACGTGGGGGTGGAGTACGTGGTGGAGCGCGACAACCTGGAGGAGCTCCCGGCTGCCCTGGAGTGGGCCGCGGCCCGCGGCGCGAGCTTTGCCATCGTCTCCAACCTGCACGCCTGCGCCGACCCTGCGGCGGAGAGGCTCCCGGCACCCGGGTGCGACGAGGCGCTTGCCTTGTACCAGGTATGGAAGAGGGAGGCGGAGGCTCAGGGGGTGGAGATAACCCGCTACTTCGAAATCCTCTGGAAGTACCACAAGACCCCCGGCGAGCGCAGGATCATCGATTTTGTGGCCGCCCTGAAGGGGGAGGCGCAGCAGCGCGGCGTCACCCTCGATCTTAAGGCGCTCTTCGCCCGCGACTCGCACCATCAGGAGGAGAGCCGCTCGGTCCTCGAGAGGGCGCAGGATGTTGCGCGCAGGACGGGGCTCGAGCTGAAGCTCCCGGAGAACGCGCTCCATCGTGGAAGGGGCTGCGCCTCTGTGGAGCAGGGGGGGGCCTTCATCTCCTGGGACGGCAGGATGCTGCCGTGCTACCGTGTCTGGGGGGACTGCCGCACCGGCGCCTTTCCCGCCGCTCCTCCGATGATCTTCGGCAACGTCCTGGAGGAGGACATTCTGGATATCTGGAACAGCCGACCCTTCCGCACCTACCGCGAGAGCGCCCTGATGGACGACCTCTCCGCCGGCTTCGCCTCCTGCGCCGACGAGGAGTCCCCGGCGGGGTCCGAATGCAACAGCTGTCTGTGGAGCTACGGAGTCTTCAGCTGGCTCGACTGA